A genomic stretch from Chryseobacterium sp. SNU WT5 includes:
- a CDS encoding AMP-binding protein yields MFELFESFKKYPGATIEESPLLSFTYSQFYDQICQVASGISDLNIPKKSVIVIYGIKSQLRSMILLCGSIKAGLIPFIVENGGMEKVKDLKFSTILTENTTTDCFESFSKSSFLSTYLLHYKICNTHFIGDENSLVIVSSSGTTAKIPKKILLGKSETMNNILSNVQALKLTSAEKTLIVLPVSYSYGLIAQFFSHLYVGANIVFATKNIGILQIPFLLNKHNITNIYLTPLLARLVVYYNLKCKPKANNLNFITIGGDKPYTSIIKKIVNLFNCNIYTTYGLAEAGPRVSTKSFKKEDENYMISIGTPNPNVDVQIKKTAKYDKIFNNSAIGILNIQSPSVFLGYIKGNKIQKPVSAKMIKTKDLGMKMDNGEIVLLGRSDQYFVSNGKPVWFYDLNEEIYESDNVIKVKIQKKTKMLIDVFYRGILEENNVVNSLQQKYGIENNKDYNIQFIKYDGNQYYK; encoded by the coding sequence ATGTTTGAACTATTCGAATCTTTTAAAAAGTACCCGGGCGCAACAATCGAAGAATCACCTCTTTTATCGTTCACTTACTCACAGTTTTACGATCAAATCTGCCAAGTTGCTTCTGGAATTAGTGATCTTAATATTCCTAAGAAAAGTGTCATTGTTATTTATGGAATCAAAAGCCAGCTGAGATCAATGATTCTTTTATGTGGTAGTATTAAAGCAGGCCTTATCCCTTTTATTGTGGAAAACGGCGGCATGGAGAAAGTAAAAGATTTGAAATTCTCAACAATTTTAACTGAAAATACAACTACTGACTGTTTCGAAAGTTTCTCAAAGTCAAGTTTTTTAAGTACTTATTTATTACACTACAAGATTTGTAACACCCATTTTATTGGTGATGAGAACAGTTTAGTTATCGTATCCAGTTCTGGAACAACGGCTAAAATTCCCAAAAAAATACTTTTAGGAAAAAGCGAAACGATGAATAATATTCTTTCAAATGTACAAGCATTGAAGCTGACAAGCGCAGAAAAAACTCTCATTGTACTGCCTGTTTCTTATTCCTACGGATTAATAGCTCAGTTCTTCTCACACCTTTATGTAGGTGCAAATATTGTCTTTGCAACGAAAAATATTGGGATTCTTCAAATTCCTTTCTTGCTCAATAAGCATAATATTACCAATATCTATTTGACCCCATTGTTGGCGAGGCTCGTAGTGTACTATAATTTGAAATGCAAACCGAAAGCTAATAATCTTAATTTCATAACAATAGGCGGCGATAAACCTTATACCAGTATAATAAAAAAAATCGTCAACCTGTTCAATTGTAATATTTATACGACGTACGGATTGGCCGAAGCAGGACCGAGAGTTTCTACGAAATCATTTAAAAAAGAGGATGAAAATTATATGATATCGATTGGTACTCCCAACCCAAATGTGGACGTCCAAATTAAAAAGACTGCCAAATATGATAAAATATTTAATAATTCAGCAATCGGAATATTGAATATACAAAGTCCTTCTGTTTTTCTAGGATATATCAAAGGAAATAAAATTCAAAAGCCTGTTTCGGCTAAAATGATTAAAACTAAAGATTTAGGTATGAAAATGGACAATGGCGAAATTGTACTACTGGGAAGATCTGATCAATACTTTGTCTCTAACGGAAAACCAGTTTGGTTTTATGATTTGAACGAAGAAATCTATGAAAGTGACAATGTGATCAAGGTGAAAATACAAAAGAAAACTAAGATGTTGATCGATGTTTTCTACAGAGGGATTCTTGAGGAAAATAATGTGGTGAATTCCCTTCAGCAAAAATATGGGATAGAAAACAACAAGGATTATAACATACAATTTATAAAGTATGATGGAAACCAATATTATAAATAA